The Kwoniella shandongensis chromosome 11, complete sequence genome has a segment encoding these proteins:
- a CDS encoding cell division control protein 48, with protein MADDPSRPVADDSTATAILRQKRSPNRLIVDESPSDDNSVAILHPTTMETLGLFRGDTIIVRGKRRKDTVLICLSQDDIEEGKVAMNKVARGNCAIKLGDLVHVSPANDIKYGKRIHVLPFADSIEGLSGNLFDVYLRPYFLEAYRPVRKGDVFQVRGGMRTVDFKVVEVDPSPYCIVASDTVIHTEGDPLDREAEEANLNEVGYDDLGGCRKQLAQIRELVELPLRHPQLFKAIGIKPPRGILMFGPPGTGKTLMARAVANETGAFFFLINGPEIMSKMAGESESNLRKAFEEAEKNSPAIIFIDEIDSIAPKREKANGEVERRVVSQLLTLMDGLKARSNVVVMAATNRPNSIDPALRRFGRFDREVDIGIPDPTGRLEILRIHTKNMKLSDDVDLEQIAADTHGYVGADMASLCSEAAMQQIREKMDLIDLDEDTIDAEVLDSLGVTMENFRFALGVNNPSALRETVVEIPTTTWNDIGGLDKVKRELQETVQYPVEHPEKFLKYGMSPSKGVLFYGPPGTGKTLLAKA; from the exons ATGGCCGACGATCCCTCTCGC CCCGTCGCCGATGACTCTACCGCCACTGCCATTCTTAGGCAGAAGCGATC TCCCAACAGGCTCATCGTCGATGAGAGCCCTTCAGATGACAACAGTGTTGCCATCTTACACCCTACCACCATGGAGACGCTCGGTCTTTTCCG AGGTGATACCATCATCG TCCGTGGAAAGCGTAGAAAGGACACCGTCCTCATCTGCTTGAGTCAagatgatatcgaggagGGCAAGGTGGCCATGAACAAAG TCGCCCGAGGCAACTGCGCCATCAAGCTTGGTGATCTCGTTCACGTGTCACCTGCCAATGACATTAAATACGGCAAGCGTATTCAtgtccttccctttgccGACTCGATCGAGG GTCTATCCGGTAACCTCTTCGATGTCTACCTCCGTCCATACTTCTTGGAGGCGTATCGACCTGTTcgcaagg GCGATGTGTTCCAAGTTCGAGGTGGTATGAGGACCGTTGACTTCAAGGTCGTGGAGGTTGACCCTTCACCGTACTGT ATTGTTGCCTCTGATACC GTCATCCACACCGAGGGAGACCCCCTCGACCGTGAAGCCGAAGAGGCAAACCTAAACGAGGTTGGCTATGATGACCTCGGTGGTTGCAGGAAGCAACTGGCACAG ATTCGAGAGCTCGTCGAACTCCCCCTCCGTCACCCTCAACTATTCAAGGCCATCGGTATCAAACCCCCTCGTGGTATCCTCATGTTCGGACCTCCCGGTACCGGAAAGACCCTCATGGCGCGAGCTGTTGCCAATGAAACCggcgctttcttcttccttatCAACGGTCCTGAGATCATGTCCAAGATGGCTGGAGAGTCAGAATCCAATCTTAGAAAGGCATtcgaggaggcggagaagaacagtcccgccatcatcttcatcgacgagatcgactcCATCGCCCCTAAACGAGAGAAGGCCAAtggagaggtcgagcgaCGAGTcgtctctcaacttctcaCGCTCATGGACGGATTGAAGGCTCGATCCAACGTCGTTGTCATGGCCGCCACCAACCGACCCAACTCTATCGATCCTGCCCTTCGACGATTCGGTCGATTCGACCGAGAAGTCGACATCGGTATTCCCGACCCCACTGGTCGACTCGAGATCCTCCGAATTCACACCAAGAACATGAAACTCTCCGACGACGTCGATCTCGAGCAGATCGCTGCGGACACTCACGGTTACGTCGGTGCAGACATGGCATCTCTCTGTTCCGAGGCGGCCATGCAACAAAtccgagagaagatggatctCATCGATTTGGACGAGGATACCATCGACGCAGAGGTTCTCGATTCTTTGGGCGTCACCATGGAGAACTTCCGCTTCGCGCTTGGTGTCAACAACCCATCAGCGTTGCGTGAGACAGTCGTGGAGATCCCAACCACTACCTGGAACGATATCGGTGGtctcgacaaggtcaagcGAGAGCTTCAGGAAACAGTGCAATACCCTGTCGAGCACCCGGAAAAGTTCCTCAAGTACGGCATGTCCCCTTCCAAGGGTGTGTTGTTCTATGGACCTCCTGGTACTGGTAAAACACTATTGGCCAAAGCGTAA